A window from Glandiceps talaboti chromosome 15, keGlaTala1.1, whole genome shotgun sequence encodes these proteins:
- the LOC144446723 gene encoding BTB/POZ domain-containing protein 16-like, which yields MAADVSPTSFSPAPRFATSYLPSLPPKMHKHAAAYPRAIQTAPMTALAGVVVDGRQPPRFPVSPRCRVRIQVGDTNRWRLPESLGGDLLGSSQALKSLQAPFNSTLTRIITAEYPVTTVNHDATKSYEFQSTEGHTRPVSDQEWIRESQPKTPPPSQHSASTPGRSRRLPSPLPLNTYMPPAARTPTPIDIFHYHSKDVNNRSPLGPDVLLNCLGTNWELHKPYLQKSATMTALLQKAENGPKEERYYRDPLAATLDHYISKSGFYSAEYKEISQRLNTVDSAELKTKDDMAVSSSKKGLNDPVHIMEARTKNMLRLKLKIKDPLVTKHAFAIALGNLYHDEINVDDVDVVGVLAAASVLKFRDLEKKCTEVMMQTIKSKSVCAYHNAALKYGIGLVTNACEKWLELNLIPNLSVQIQLRELPLELLQKVIKSNRLFTFNENSLYKVLCYWIFLQNHPHIQLMPSMSTVLTYFNSLPRSSSYIEREEGQMYAGLFMSMRLHGVLDTKQLEDMLKMNVVPQAWVLKTLNLHYQALQGGGDLPSMMSFDQDAIRTGFIIDQEPQYHADIFSLHGFHFELKASRVGNGQSTYQFYMQRLKPNDPTLSFRACERQTFSLRQDREVRYSIRVQCIIKGQVYSFSTGVLGKRFGLGSKTSRSEILTLEGLKLPIFVTYSLFFPPS from the exons ATGGCGGCCGATGTTTCACCCACGAGTTTTTCTCCCGCGCCGAGGTTTGCAACCTCATATCTTCCATCCCTACCACCAAAAATGCATAAGCATGCAGCAGCGTATCCAAG GGCAATACAAACAGCACCTATGACTGCTCTGGCTGGTGTTGTGGTAGATGGAAGGCAACCTCCAAGA tttCCAGTTTCACCAAGATGCCGTGTTCGTATCCAGGTGGGGGATACAAACAGATGGCGTCTTCCGGAGTCTCTGGGTGGGGATCTACTTGGTTCATCACAGGCGTTGAAATCTCTACAAGCACCATTCAATTCTACTCTAACAAGGATTAtaacag cgGAATACCCAGTCACCACTGTCAATCATGATGCAACGAAGTCATATGAGTTCCAGTCCACAGAGGGTCATACCAGACCAGTCAGTGATCAAGAGTGGATACGAGAGTCACAACCCAAAACACCCCCACCATCACAACATTCTGCCTCAACTCCTGGACGATCCAGGAGGCTTCCAAG TCCACTGCCATTGAATACCTACATGCCTCCCGCAGCAAGAACTCCAACACCCATTGATATCTTTCACTACCATTCTAAAGACGTCAACAATAGAAGTCCTTTAGGTCCAG ATGTGCTATTGAATTGTTTGGGTACAAACTGGGAATTACACAAACCATATCTACAGAAATCAGCCACCATGACAGCACTACTGCAGAAAGCTGAAAACGGTCCAAAAGAAGAACGGTATTATAGGGACCCACTAGCTGCAACCCTAGACCACTATATCAGCAAAAGTGGATTCTATAGTGCCGAATACAAAGAGATCAGTCAAAGACTTAACACAGTAGATTCTGCAGAACTGAAAACTAAAGATGACATGGCGGTTTCAAGTTCTAAGAAAGGTTTGAATGATCCTGTACATATTATGGAAGCTAGGACTAAGAATATGCTACGTTTGAAGTTGAAAATAAAGGACCCTCTGGTCACAAAACATG CCTTTGCCATTGCTTTGGGAAATCTTTACCATGACGAAATTAATGTAGATGATGTAGACGTCGTTGGAGTTCTTGCTGCGGCCAGTGTCCTCAAATTTAGAGACTTAGAAAAAAA GTGTACAGAAGTAATGATGCAGACTATAAAATCCAAATCAGTGTGTGCTTATCACAATGCAGCATTAAAG TATGGTATTGGTTTAGTAACAAATGCTTGTGAGAAATGGCTTGAGCTTAATCTTATACCAAAT ctCTCAGTCCAAATTCAGCTGAGGGAATTGCCTTTAGAATTACTACAGAAAGTTATCAAGTCTAATAG ACTTTTCACCTTCAATGAGAATTCTTTATACAAAGTGTTGTGTTATTGGATCTTCCTGCAAAACCATCCACACATTCAATTGATGCCATCTATGAGTACAGTGCTAACTTACTTCAACAG tTTGCCAAGAAGCAGCTCATATATTGAAAGAGAAGAAGGACAGATGTATGCTGGATTGTTTATGTCAATGAGACTCCATGGTGTCTTAGATA CTAAGCAGCTGGAAGATATGTTGAAAATGAATGTCGTGCCACAAGCCTGGGTGTTGAAAACACTCAATTTGCATTACCAGGCA CTACAAGGAGGTGGTGATCTACCATCCATGATGAGTTTTGACCAAGATGCTATCAGAACTGGATTCATTATTGATCAG GAACCTCAGTATCATGCTGATATCTTTTCATTGCATGGATTTCACTTTGAGTTGAAGGCTTCAAGAGTTGGCAATGGACAGAGCACCTACCAGTTTTATATGCAG AGACTGAAACCAAATGACCCAACGTTGTCATTCAGGGCATGTGAACGTCAAACTTTCTCCTTGCGACAAGACCGTGAAGTGCGATACAGCATCCGAGTTCAATGTATCATCAAAGGCCAAGTTTATAGTTTCTCCACAGGTGTACTCGGTAAAAGATTTGGTCTTGGAAGCAAGACAAGTAGAAGTGAAATTCTGACACTGGAAGGACTTAAACTTCCCATATTTGTGACATATTCACTGTTTTTCCCACCATCCTAA
- the LOC144446509 gene encoding methylated-DNA--protein-cysteine methyltransferase-like has product MTTSCSLATVWLNSPIGEIIVSCCQKGVHKIQLTATESLHNQDGVSETVEMTKQEGDEMKTLTQCMDWLNVYFIDIDEVRQLPLPPLHVSTKKPDSFTAQVWKTLTEDVPIGKTVSYGELAEMVGNAKACRAVGGAMRSNQVPLIIPCHRVVGSQGYLGNYMSGKGIPIKKWLLRHEGIEGF; this is encoded by the exons atgacaacttcGTGTTCCCTTGCTACCGTGTGGTTGAATAGTCCAATAGGGGAGATCATTGTGAGCTGCTGTCAGAAAGGAGTTCACAAAATACAACTAACAGCTACGGAATCTCTTCATAACCAGGATGG AGTATCTGAGACTGTTGAGATGACAAAACAGGAAGGTGATGAGATGAAAACACTAACACAGTGTATGGACTGGTTAAATGTGTATTTCATTGATATTGATGAAGTTAGACAGTTACCACTGCCACCATTACATGTGTCAACCAAGAAGCCAG attCTTTCACAGCTCAGGTTTGGAAGACATTGACAGAGGATGTCCCAATAGGGAAGACAGTATCCTATGGTGAATTAGCAGAGATGGTTGGAAATGCTAAAGCTTGTCGTGCTGTTGGTGGCGCTATGAGATCAAATCAAGTACCACTGATTATACCCTGCCACAGAGTTGTTGGTAGTCAGGGTTACCTTGGCAACTATATGTCAGGAAAAGGCATACCGATCAAGAAATGGTTACTAAGGCATGAAGGGATTGAGGGATTCTAG